The proteins below come from a single Mercenaria mercenaria strain notata chromosome 3, MADL_Memer_1, whole genome shotgun sequence genomic window:
- the LOC123524772 gene encoding uncharacterized protein LOC123524772, with translation MNRQFGEEELSRLIYTTLDTVGFQRECVTFRSKAQTKINESLNSNFAKYEIPLTHLFVGSTSEGTALGNSDTDFMTVIPDSVCVDKANTSGYFNFFEADYTNTAPGYTKVVIANLDEESPFQIFFDDSQMYKSSAGRAYISSTIFRNFHYQIAQAIPVSAYFHQSNENDCTKTSGPATTLQIGYALNVDNVFSVYFYGSSHLRSWAVRLRSCKWPSADLIREISQMEGYIVPVGNKFSDTQNIEWRICYTTAEMKLVESLNDVQVKLYILLKMVATKMIRPLYKEMTSYVVKNVIFWVSETQHEQQFRPNLLVDLLWKSLIFIKYCLENNHFPNYMISERNMLGNAVDCKEKQHTIRFLSECLEKGGSIILMIPELQECMNRILKVPNLVLYRDWRNQVEQLLIASAIYKSDHFDLGMLSKSTLFGDLEWEYFKDERYLDTWIKLFSLVVPEWMGLILTGKIGEMIELFFKRLQAMPSL, from the coding sequence ATGAATAGGCAATTTGGAGAAGAAGAGTTATCACGTTTGATCTATACCACTCTTGATACAGTAGGATTTCAGCGAGAATGTGTCACATTCAGGTCGAAAGCCCAAACAAAAATCAATGAAAGCTTAAACAGTAACTTTGCCAAGTATGAGATACCATTAACACATTTGTTTGTTGGGAGCACGAGTGAAGGTACTGCACTGGGAAATAGCGATACCGACTTTATGACAGTAATACCAGATAGCGTATGCGTTGATAAAGCAAACACAAGTGGTTACTTCAATTTTTTTGAGGCTGATTACACCAACACAGCCCCGGGATACACAAAAGTTGTTATTGCAAATTTGGATGAAGAAAGCCCGTTTCAGATCTTTTTTGATGATTCTCAAATGTACAAGTCCTCAGCTGGGCGTGCATACATATCTAGTACAATTTTCAGAAACTTTCACTATCAAATTGCGCAAGCGATACCTGTGTCTGCATACTTTCACCAGTCCAATGAAAATGACTGTACTAAGACAAGTGGTCCGGCGACGACATTGCAAATTGGGTATGCTTTAAATGTAGACAATGTCTTTTCTGTGTATTTCTACGGCAGCAGTCACTTACGTAGCTGGGCTGTTAGGTTAAGGTCTTGTAAATGGCCATCCGCGGATTTAATTCGGGAAATTTCGCAGATGGAAGGTTATATTGTACCAGTTGGCAATAAGTTCAGTGACACCCAAAACATCGAATGGCGCATATGTTATACTACTGCAGAAATGAAATTGGTAGAATCGCTAAACGATGTTCAAGTTAAATTGTATATCCTACTTAAAATGGTAGCTACCAAAATGATAAGACCACTTTATAAAGAAATGACCTCTTATGTagttaaaaatgtaattttttggGTGTCGGAAACTCAGCATGAACAGCAGTTTCGTCCAAATTTATTGGTTGATTTATTGTGGAAGtctttgattttcataaaatactgTTTAGAGAACAATCACTTTCCAAACTATATGATATCTGAAAGAAATATGCTGGGCAACGCGGTAGATTGTAAAGAAAAGCAACACACAATACGCTTCCTGTCGGAATGCTTGGAAAAAGGAGGATCGATAATCCTCATGATACCAGAATTACAGGAATGCATGAACCGTATCTTAAAAGTCCCAAATTTAGTACTCTACAGAGATTGGAGAAATCAAGTAGAACAACTTCTGATTGCTTCGGCAATATACAAATCTGATCATTTTGATTTAGGAATGTTGTCCAAAAGCACACTTTTTGGCGACTTAGAATGGGAGTATTTTAAAGACGAAAGGTACCTAGATACTTGGATCAAGCTTTTCAGTTTGGTAGTACCAGAGTGGATGGGCCTGATACTTACAGGAAAAATCGGAGAAATGATTGAACTGTTTTTCAAAAGATTGCAAGCAATGCCTTCATTATAA